The following are encoded in a window of Dictyostelium discoideum AX4 chromosome 6 chromosome, whole genome shotgun sequence genomic DNA:
- the ggps1 gene encoding geranylgeranyl diphosphate synthase 1 produces the protein MENSKIHFSYPLDKSDFKLIEPYTYICESSGKGFRNALIKSFDYWLKVGDEKVQDISKVIQGLHGASLLIDDIEDNSKLRRGKPVAHSIYGIPQTINSANFVYFLIMDQCNKLGDPKATTIFIEELIRLHRGQGYDIFWRDTNTSPSEQEYMNMVNEKTGGLFRLGLRLLQAFSDNNTNYIDLVEDLGMYYQIRDDLINLVSVDYQQNKSFCEDISEGKFSFPIIHAINADSNDNRLLRILKQKTEDRSVKEHALEYIKSKGSLEYTEKKLNVLKEKIIKQINDLGGNPILMKLMESLENSSI, from the exons aTGGAAAATAGTAAGATTCACTTTTCATACCCATTAGATAAATcggattttaaattaattgagcCATATACATATATTTGTGAATCATCAGGAAAGGGCTTTAGAAAtgctttaattaaatcatttgattatTGGTTAAAAGTTGGAGATGAAAAAGTTCAAGACATTTCAAAAGTTATTCAAGGTTTACATGGTGCAAGTTTATT aattgatgatattgaagataattcaaaattaagaAGAGGTAAACCAGTTGCACATTCAATTTATGGTATACCACAAACTATAAATTCAGCCaattttgtatattttttaattatggaCCAATGTAATAAATTAGGTGATCCAAAAGCAACAACTATATTTATAGAGGAACTTATTAGATTACATAGAGGTCAAGGTTATGATATCTTTTGGAGAGATACAAATACTTCACCATCAGAACAAGAATATATGAATATGGTAAATGAAAAAACTGGTGGTTTATTTAGATTAGGTTTAAGATTATTACAAGCTtttagtgataataatacaaattatATTGATTTAGTTGAAGATTTAGGAATGTATTATCAAATTAgagatgatttaattaatttagtttCTGTAGAT tatcaacaaaataaaagtttttgtGAAGATATTTCAGAGGGTAAATTTTCATTCCCAATAATACATGCAATAAATGCAGACTCAAATGATAATAGATTATtaagaattttaaaacaaaagacTGAAGATCGTTCAGTTAAAGAACACGCATTGGAATATATAAAATCTAAAGGTTCTTTGGAATAtacagaaaaaaaattaaatgtattaaaagaaaaaattataaaacagATTAATGATTTAGGTGGTAACccaattttaatgaaattaatggaAAGCTTAGAAAATTCTTCAATATAA
- a CDS encoding NF-X1-type zinc finger-containing protein, with protein MEESQNIPPKTQTLNNSENSINNINNNNLTTTTTTTAVGNTNYKNNNRYNNNRYNRNNFNNYNNNNNNNNNNNNMVTSTTSPPTTTTTTTSTTTTATPSSNSNNRRKNYHNNNYNNNNNNNQLSEDTDEVILYTPADISASLKSESAKQQQQQQQQSLPTQEPTQTLNWQQELYKLNPKSKAFVPKPQGSVPFNNTNNNNNNNNNNNNNVPQSPIKDNNRPQRERRERKPKENNTQQPQPQQPQQPQQPQPQPQQQQQSQQQQTVKENNRKKENKLQSKKDIITNNDNIEPIKSKEDISLANKFAKNRAKENLAKTNSINNSNTANSNKIKGKTKFIFNENDEKNSEYTPLAIQMITKIQANIYECMVCFENVGKNAVIWSCSQCFTMFHSSCIKQWSSKSVTTEGKWKCPGCRYNHEVKPEHFQPACFCGKVKDPQYNPYHLAHSCGEVCGKLRAKSNCPHSCTMLCHPGPCLNCSSLGDIKDCYCGKTKYRLLCGEVDKGKVCEGKCEKLLSCGNHRCQQQCHSGSCSPCEVVETQKCYCGKHIDKTKPCGSGSIDTSQSDDDPRFFSCAEKCDRTLDCGNHKCQRTCHKGDCEPCSLVPDRVDRCNCKQTTLEELGVVRTSCLDPIPVCKKVCSTLLACKQHSCTDRCHTGPCGSCKVKVRSICRCGKTTENRQCGVIQQNMSSTSAAAFTCGNVCKILRSCKRHECGVKCCPSTSSSDEAGNHVCTLVCGKQLKCGVHKCQQLCHSGKCYNCYINSYDDLACPCGKTVIQPPVPCGTKPPMCNHPCTIKRECGHSNEVWEHKCHSGPCPPCTYLVDKMCAGGHQVQKSVKCSTIDASCGRICGKVLSCLSHTCPRICHSGPCLINNNNVNINKQQPLLPANLIASKNNYQLQQQSKLPTTTTTTTTTTSTTSTTSPKIIEKDEELIEDDNNNNNNNNNNNNNNNNNNNNNNNNNNNNNNNNNNNNNNNNNNNNNNNEKAEITNECNHDHDHEHEHSDDENSEEEVDLNECNHNHECNEEEERIKKEEKEDDEDEDELFDSLMGNLTCGYLCGIPLKSCEHTCHQACHPGEPCPTNISCKQKVRIYCKCKRRSVETLCCGKDDTRQLECDEVCEKEEREKQLKEAFYGSHTLDNNPNNPNNPNNPNNNTTTTTTTTTTTTSSPTNFTVLDPTSIDYQPNKLQIEALQLIAKASPKLIKKIEAIYEDFINSNLLKQTIKYTDSIQLFLLVQMAKFYQMKYREKKPLNYIEFFKKTSYQIPSPRLSEMVGINGSSLSSGTISNSLSFSINNGQSYASISLSPSEMVAQAQAQAELENQCPALLFKNLDPSIKTDHLTNLLQEFEGRYKLMWVDDSNCLAIFGDSISFSMASQIKTMFTYEIYQDDPSLIDITFGNSVLSTPTSSSGSNSGVSSPLSYLSPLKKSQDTQFFRVSQQMNKFSFLDTINQNQNQNNNNNNNNNNNNNSNINIKPTIPLYSTSTANANRMLRRSNENTGENVADDWENL; from the coding sequence atggaagAATCTCAAAACATTCCACCAAAAACTCAAACACTGAACAACTCAGAAAatagtataaataatataaataataataatttaacaacaacaacaacaactacggCAGTAGGAAATACTAATtataagaataataatagatataATAACAATCGTTATAATAGGAATAACTTtaataactataataataataacaacaacaataataataacaataatatggTGACATCAACAACTTCACCTcccactacaacaacaactacaacttcaactacaacaacagctACTCCTTCGAGTAATAGTAACAATCGTAGAAAGaattatcataataataattataataataataacaataacaatcaATTATCAGAAGATACAGATGAAGTTATTTTATATACACCAGCAGATATTTCAGCATCATTAAAATCTGAATCTgccaaacaacaacaacaacaacaacaacaaagctTACCAACACAAGAACCAACACAAACTTTAAATTGGCAACaagaattatataaattgaaTCCAAAATCTAAAGCATTTGTACCTAAACCACAAGGAAGTGTTccttttaataatactaataataataataataataataataataataataataatgtaccGCAATCACCAATTAAAGACAATAATAGACCACAAAGAGAAAGAAGAGAAAGAAaaccaaaagaaaataatacacaacaaccacaaccacagcaaccacaacaaccacaacaaccacaaccacaaccacaacaacaacaacaatcacaacaacaacaaacagttaaagaaaataatagaaaaaaagaaaataaattacaatctaaaaaagatataattacaaataatgataatatagaaccaattaaatcaaaagaagATATTAGTTTAGCAAATAAATTTGCAAAGAATAGAGCAAAAGAGAATTTAGCAAAAactaatagtattaataattcaaatacagCAAactcaaataaaattaaaggtaaaactaaatttatatttaatgaaaatgatgaaaagaaTTCAGAGTATACACCATTAGCAATTCAAATGATAACCAAGATACAAGCAAATATATATGAATGTATGGtttgttttgaaaatgttGGAAAGAATGCTGTGATATGGAGTTGCAGTCAGTGTTTTACAATGTTTCATTCGAGTTGTATTAAACAATGGTCAAGTAAATCCGTTACCACTGAGGGTAAATGGAAATGTCCGGGTTGTAGATACAATCATGAGGTGAAGCCTGAGCATTTCCAACCCGCCTGTTTCTGTGGTAAAGTCAAGGACCCACAATACAACCCATATCATTTGGCACATTCTTGTGGTGAAGTTTGTGGCAAGTTGCGTGCCAAGTCCAATTGCCCACATAGTTGCACAATGTTGTGCCATCCAGGTCCTTGTTTGAATTGTTCATCACTTGGTGATATTAAGGATTGCTATTGTGGTAAGACAAAGTATCGTCTTTTATGTGGCGAGGTTGATAAGGGTAAAGTATGCGAAGGTAAATGTGAAAAGCTTTTATCATGTGGCAATCATCGTTGCCAACAACAATGTCATAGTGGTTCATGTTCACCATGTGAAGTGGTTGAAACTCAAAAATGTTATTGCGGAAAACATATCGATAAGACAAAACCTTGTGGATCAGGCTCCATTGATACGAGTCAGAGTGATGATGATCCACGTTTTTTCAGTTGCGCTGAGAAATGTGATAGAACATTGGATTGTGGTAATCATAAATGTCAACGTACTTGCCATAAAGGTGATTGCGAGCCATGTTCATTGGTACCCGATCGTGTTGATCGTTGTAATTGTAAACAAACAACACTCGAGGAATTGGGTGTAGTTAGAACATCATGTTTGGATCCAATACCAGTATGTAAGAAAGTTTGTTCAACCCTTTTGGCATGTAAACAGCATTCATGCACCGACCGTTGTCATACTGGACCTTGTGGGTCATGTAAAGTAAAGGTTAGATCGATTTGTCGTTGTGGTAAAACCACTGAAAATCGTCAATGTGGTGTCATTCAACAGAATATGTCCTCGACATCAGCGGCGGCATTTACATGTGGCAATGTTTGCAAGATACTTCGTTCATGTAAACGTCATGAGTGTGGCGTAAAATGTTGTCCAAGCACATCAAGTTCCGATGAGGCAGGTAATCATGTTTGTACATTGGTTTGTGGTAAACAATTGAAATGTGGAGTTCACAAATGTCAACAACTTTGCCATAGTGGTAAATGTTATAATTGTTATATAAACTCTTATGATGATTTGGCATGTCCATGTGGAAAGACGGTAATTCAGCCACCAGTACCATGCGGTACCAAACCACCAATGTGTAATCATCCTTGCACAATCAAAAGAGAATGTGGCCATAGCAATGAAGTTTGGGAACATAAATGTCATAGTGGTCCATGTCCACCTTGTACCTATTTAGTCGATAAAATGTGTGCAGGTGGTCATCAAGTTCAAAAATCTGTAAAATGTAGTACAATCGATGCTTCATGTGGTAGAATTTGTGGTAAAGTTTTATCTTGTCTTTCTCACACTTGTCCAAGAATTTGTCATAGTGGTCcatgtttaattaataataataatgttaatattaataaacaacaaccatTATTACCTGCAAATTTAATAgcttcaaaaaataattatcaattacaacaacaatcaaaattacctactactactactactactactacaacaacttCTACAACTTCTACAACATCAccaaaaattattgaaaaagatgaagaattaattgaagatgataataataataataataataataataataataataataataataataataataataataataataataataataataataataataataataataataataataataataataataataataataataataataataataatgaaaaagcaGAAATTACTAATGAATGTAATCATGATCATGACCATGAACATGAACatagtgatgatgaaaatagtGAAGAAGAAGTAGATTTAAATGAATGTAATCATAATCACGAATgtaatgaagaagaagaaagaattaaaaaagaagagaaagaagatgatgaggatgaggatgaattatttgatagtTTAATGGGTAATTTAACATGTGGATATTTATGTGGTATTCCATTAAAAAGTTGTGAACATACATGCCATCAAGCTTGCCATCCAGGTGAACCATGTCCAACCAATATATCATGTAAACAAAAAGTTAGAATTTATTGTAAATGTAAAAGAAGATCAGTTGAAACTTTATGTTGTGGTAAAGATGATACAAGACAATTAGAATGTGATGAAGTTtgtgaaaaagaagaaagagaaaaacaattaaaagaagcATTTTATGGTAGTCATACTTTAGATAATAATCCTAATAATCCTAATAATCCTAATAatcctaataataatacaactacaacaacaactacaacaactacaacaacttcaaGTCCAACTAATTTTACAGTATTAGATCCAACATCAATTGATTATCAaccaaataaattacaaattgaaGCATTACAATTAATTGCAAAAGCAtcaccaaaattaattaaaaagattgaaGCTATTTATGaagattttataaattcaaatttattaaaacaaactATAAAATATACAGATTcaattcaattgtttttattagtACAAATGGCAAAATTCTATCAAATGAAATATAGAGAAAAGAAACCATTAAATTATATCGAATTCTTTAAGAAAACTTCTTATCAAATTCCATCACCAAGATTATCAGAAATGGTTGGAATTAATGGTAGTTCATTAAGTAGTGGAACCATTTCCAATAGTTTATCATTCTCTATAAACAATGGTCAAAGTTATGCTTCCATTTCACTTTCACCTTCTGAAATGGTAGCTCAAGCTCAAGCTCAAGCAGAATTGGAAAATCAATGTCCAGctttattattcaaaaatttaGACCCTTCAATTAAAACTGATCATTTAACTAATCTTTTACAAGAATTTGAAGGTAGATATAAATTAATGTGGGTTGATGATTCAAATTGTTTAGCAATTTTTGGGGACTCTATTAGTTTTAGTATGGCTTCtcaaattaaaacaatgTTCACTTATGAAATTTATCAAGATGATCcatctttaattgatatcACTTTTGGTAATTCAGTTTTATCAACTCCAAcaagtagtagtggtagcaACAGTGGTGTTTCTTCACCTTTATCATATTTATCACCTCTTAAAAAATCCCAAGATACTCAATTCTTTAGAGTTTCACAACAAATGAATAAATTCTCATTTTTAGATActataaatcaaaatcaaaatcaaaataataataacaataacaataataataacaataataattcaaatataaatattaaaccaACAATACCTTTATATAGTACAAGTACAGCAAATGCAAATAGGATGTTAAGAagatcaaatgaaaatactGGTGAAAATGTAGCTGACGACTGGGAAAATCTTTAA
- the dcd2A gene encoding acid ceramidase, with the protein MKRSIVFIYSLVILLLSVGFIDAFKISIENHIKLSDDSSYQIGTGIYDITGPGAETNMMGYAMPGQITGGIHFRQRARAFVFIDSEGNRAVYVSTDSCMIFQEVKIQVIQDLQEIFGPTLYTHDNVLLSGTHTHSGPAGFSEYALYGITALGFYKKNFDTICDGIVQAIVKAHKSVQPARMLTQQGELWNSNINRSPYAYDNNPEEEKAMYDANVDKNMTVIRIEDMSGNPFAAISFFGVHCTSMNNTNHLISGDNKGYASYLWEKHANGQSSLPGTGPFIAAFGQSNEGDVSPNTRGPTCRDGKPCDYKTSTCNGKVEECWALGPGTDGDMFESTQIIGGNQFNKALELFNNATIQVSGKIQYRHTWKPFTNVSVEAPYNSGVEGATTCRGAMGYSFAGGTTDGPGAFNFIQGDNSTTNPFWNFIGGIIAKPTPQQTACQAPKPILIDVGMVEPIPWVPDVMPLQIITLGQIVLVAVPGEFTTMSGRRLRNTVREIIGQSIENPIVLIAGLANTYSGYIATFEEFQVQRYEGASTVFGPHTLGAYQQEFANLAQSIVDGSQADPGTFPRNMSGHTPFFLPPVIVDVAPKFDDFGDIYTDVSTTTPYSINQTVTVIFYGANLRNNFMTESSFLTVDQLQSNGQWTTILNDGDWDTKLYWKMHDLGFSLITVDWTISPITQPGTYRITHSGYAKKNPFSDNLTFYQGISSNFNVQ; encoded by the exons atGAAAAGATCAatagtatttatttattcattggtaattttattattatcagttgGGTTTATTGATGCATTCAAAATATCAATAGAAAATCATATAAAATTATCAGATGATTCATCTTATCAAATTGGTACAGGTATTTATGATATTACCGGACCAGGTGCAGAGA CTAATATGATGGGCTATGCAATGCCAGGCCAAA tTACTGGAGGAATTCATTTTAGACAACGTGCTAGAGCATTTGTATTTATAGATTCAGAAGGTAATAGAGCAGTATATGTTAGTACTGATTCATGTATGATTTTCCAAGAAGTTAAAATTCAAGTTATTCAAGATTTACAAGAAATTTTTGGACCAACTTTATATACACATGATAATGTATTATTAAGCGGTACACATACTCATTCAGGTCCTGCTGGTTTTTCAGAGTATGCATTATATGGTATTACAGCATTAGGTTTctataaaaagaatttcGATACAATTTGTGATGGTATTGTTCAAGCAATTGTTAAAGCTCATAAATCGGTTCAACCTGCAAGAATGTTAACTCAACAAGGTGAATTATggaattcaaatattaa tcgTTCACCATATGCATATGATAATAATccagaagaagaaaaagcaATGTATGATGCAAATGTTGATAAGAATATGACAGTTATTAGAATTGAAGATATGAGTGGTAATCCATTTGCAGCAATTAGCTTTTTTGGTGTTCATTGTACTTCAATGAATAATACAAATCATTTAATCTCTGGTGATAATAAAGGTTATGCAAGTTATCTTTGGGAAAAACATGCCAATGGACAAAGCTCATTACCAGGTACTGGTCCATTCATTGCAGCATTTGGTCAAAGTAATGAAGGTGATGTTTCACCAAATACCCGTGGACCAACATGTAGAGATGGTAAACCATGTGATTATAAAACAAGTACATGTAATGGCAAAGTCGAGGAGTGTTGGGCACTAGGACCAGGTACTGATGGTGACATGTTTGAATCAACTCAAATCATTGGTGGTAATCAATTCAACAAGGCATTGGAATTATTTAACAATGCAACCATTCAAGTTAGTGGTAAGATTCAATATAGACACACATGGAAACCATTTACCAATGTTTCAGTTGAAGCACCATATAATAGTGGGGTTGAGGGCGCAACAACATGTAGAGGTGCAATGGGTTATAGTTTTGCTGGTGGTACAACTGATGGTCCAGGTGCATTCAATTTCATTCAAGGTGATAATAGTACAACTAATCCATTTTGGAATTTCATCGGTGGTATCATTGCAAAACCAACACCACAACAAACAGCTTGTCAAGCTccaaaaccaattttaattgatgttgGTATGGTTGAACCAATCCCATGGGTACCAGATGTAATGCCACTTCAAATCATTACTTTAGGTCAAATTGTTTTAGTCGCTGTTCCAGGTGAATTCACAACAATGTCTGGTAGAAGATTAAGAAATACCGTTAGAGAAATCATTGgtcaatcaattgaaaatccaattgttttaattgctGGTTTAGCAAATACTTATTCAGGTTATATTGCAACATTTGAAGAGTTTCAAGTTCAAAGATATGAAGGTG caTCAACCGTTTTTGGACCTCATACTTTAGGAGCATATCAACAAGAATTTGCAAATCTTGCACAATCAATTGTAGATGGTAGTCAAGCTGATCCAGGAACATTCCCAAGAAATATGTCTGGTCATACACCATTCTTTTTACCACCAGTCATTGTTGATGTAGCTCCAAAATTCGACGATTTCGGTGATATCTATACTGATGTCTCTACAACTACACCATATTCAATCAATCAAACTGTTACCGTCATTTTCTATGGTGCCAATCTTAGAAATAATTTCATGACTGAATCTTCTTTCCTCACTGTTGATCAATTACAATCTAATGGTCAATGGActacaattttaaatgatggtGATTGGGATACAAAATTATATTGGAAAATGCATGATTTAGGTTTTTCACTCATCACTGTTGATTGGACAATCTCTCCAATCACTCAACCAGGTACTTATAGAATAACTCATAGTGGTTATGCTAAGAAAAATCCATTCTCTGataatttaactttttatcaAGGTATTTCAAGTAATTTTAATGttcaataa
- a CDS encoding longin domain-containing protein encodes MKLVAMVLAKRKGDLLEIACDLSQFGFFEKGTVKEVIIAASKIFINKFDPNTRHSVPYEDYICFIDVRAEFGGVVFTDKEYPERVAARLLSEMMNGYVKKTQGIIGAPYPELQGIFKNSDPKANDKILEVQNQVNEVTSIMHKNIDVALGNTEKMETLLETSDDLSTRSKLFLKQAKKANRRCCIIQ; translated from the exons ATGAAGTTAGTTGCTATGGTATTAGCAAAAAGAAAAGGGGATTTATTAGAAATTGCCTGTGATTTATCACAATTTGGTTTCTTTGAAAAGGGAAC TGTTAAAGAAGTAATAATAGCAGCaagtaaaatttttataaataaattcgaTCCAAACACAAGACATTCAGTACCATATGAAGATTATATCTGTTTTATAGATGTTAGAGCTGAATTTGG tggtgtTGTATTTACAGATAAAGAATATCCAGAAAGAGTAGCAGCAAGATTATTATCGGAAATGATGAATGGTTATGTAAAGAAAACTCAAGGTATTATTGGTGCACCATATCCAGAATTACAAggtatatttaaaaattcggATCCAAAagcaaatgataaaattttagaagTTCAAAATCAAGTGAATGAAGTCACTTCAATTATgcataaaaatattgatgtTGCTTTAGGTAATACTGAAAAAATGGAGACCCTATTAGAAACTTCTGATGATTTAAGCACAAGaagtaaattatttttaaaacaagcTAAAAAAGCAAATAGAAGATGTTGTATTATTCAAtaa